Proteins from one Pygocentrus nattereri isolate fPygNat1 chromosome 16, fPygNat1.pri, whole genome shotgun sequence genomic window:
- the LOC108410756 gene encoding UPF0729 protein C18orf32 homolog, translating into MVCIPCIVIPVLLWVYKRFLEPIIYPFISPFISRFWTKKAVQETGTGTGTGTSTGAGSATCKAESNGNADVSMANGPTTASDKKKD; encoded by the exons ATGGTCTGCATCCCCTGCATCGTCATCCCCGTCCTCCTGTGGGTCTATAAGCGATTCCTGGAGCCCATCATCTACCCGTTCATCTCCCCGTTCATCAGCCGCTTCTGGACCAAAAAAGCAGTTCAAGAGACGGGCACAGGAACGGGCACAGGAACAAGCACAGGAGCGGGCAGCGCCACCTGCAAG GCGGAGAGTAACGGGAACGCGGACGTCTCGATGGCTAACGGACCGACAACGGCCTCTGACAAGAAGAAGGACTGA